The Oncorhynchus keta strain PuntledgeMale-10-30-2019 chromosome 17, Oket_V2, whole genome shotgun sequence genome has a window encoding:
- the snx1a gene encoding sorting nexin-1a isoform X2 encodes MPRIVGCTCTPLFEPMATSSERSPPPFPEDLEPEPDEVGDQDSDDGEDIFLGTDNPLEIKMDPSLSASDIANSTKPLSEASSPPVMDLLSEPASQASSAPMVDLLLEPASEGSSAPMVNILSEPASEASSAPMVDLLMEPASEASSAPMVDLLMEPASEGSSAPMVDLLMEPASEASSAPMMNLLMEPASEASSAPMMNLLMEPASDDLKEPPKPDIDPLADITNDTPLSEVKTPVAAMPQEPPSDLFDDEPSELFAEPRQSNTAKQQQTSIFDEPDEDLFSEPLGEASKKPQNDFFKEALAPVAKASNVCGPLSDNYNEHPTDIFSEEAITTLPSAVSTVSVNSKTNGVHSDEEEPDIFAATVELSLDSPRNDRKKKEAAKPSASAPAPSVSASASKPQPKTLEELEEEVEDKFELNISITNPEKVGDGMNAYMAYKVSTQTTLPMFRSKTFTVRRRFSDFLGLYEKLSDKHTLNGYIVPPPPEKSIMGMTKVKVGKEDNSSAEFVERRRAALERYLQRVVFHPSLLQDPDVREFLERDDMPRAHNTQALSGAGFLKMINRATDSLSKMTIKMNESDVWFEEKLQEVEAEDQQLRKLHIMVDSLVGHRKELSVNTGGFAKSVAMLGSSEDNTALSRALSQLAEVEDKMEQLHQEQAASDSFCFAELLADYIRLLGSVRASFDQRMKTWQRWQDAQNMLQKKRETEAKLLWANKPDKLQQAKDDITEWEAKVTQYERDFDRVSATVRKEVLRFEKEKARDFKKQIIKYLESLLQSQQQLIKYWEAFLPEAKAIA; translated from the exons ATGCCCCGAATTGTAGGCTGCACTTGCACACCATTGTTTGAGCCG ATGGCGACCAGTTCAGAGCGTAGTCCCCCTCCCTTTCCCGAGGACCTGGAACCGGAGCCTGACGAAGTTGGAGACCAAGACAGTGATGACGGAGAAGACATTTTTCTTGGCACA GATAACCCATTGGAGATAAAGATGGACCCTTCGCTGTCTGCAAGTGACATCGCAAATTCAACCAAACCACTGAGTGAAGCATCTAGTCCTCCAGTGATGGACCTCCTTAGTGAACCAGCAAGCCAGGCATCTAGTGCGCCAATGGTGGATCTCCTTTTGGAACCAGCAAGCGAGGGATCTAGTGCTCCAATGGTGAACATCCTTAGTGAACCAGCAAGTGAGGCATCTAGTGCGCCAATGGTGGACCTCCTTATGGAACCAGCAAGCGAGGCATCTAGTGCGCCAATGGTGGACCTCCTTATGGAACCAGCAAGCGAGGGATCTAGTGCTCCAATGGTGGACCTCCTTATGGAACCAGCAAGCGAGGCATCTAGTGCTCCAATGATGAACCTCCTTATGGAACCAGCAAGCGAGGCATCTAGTGCTCCAATGATGAATCTCCTTATGGAACCAGCAAGTGACGACTTAAAGGAGCCTCCCAAACCTGACATCGACCCATTGGCTGACATTACCAACGACACTCCACTCAGTGAAGTCAAAACACCGGTTGCTGCAATGCCCCAGGAGCCACCGAGCGACCTCTTTGACGATGAGCCTAGCGAACTTTTCGCTGAACCACGACAAAGTAACACCGCCAAGCAACAACAAACTAGCATCTTTGACGAACCTGATGAGGACCTCTTCAGCGAACCACTGGGTGAGGCCTCGAAGAAACCCCAGAATGATTTCTTCAAAGAAGCACTTGCACCAGTGGCCAAAGCTAGCAATGTCTGTGGTCCTCTGAGTGACAACTACAATGAGCACCCCACTGATATATTCTCTGAGGAGGCTATCACTACTCTCCCTAGTGCAGTCAGTACTGTTTCCGTCAACTCCAAGACCAACGGAGTCCACTCTGATGAGGAGGAACCTGATATATTTGCAG CCACCGTAGAGCTGTCTCTGGACAGCCCTAGGAATGACAGAAAAAAGAAAGAGGCAGCCAAGCCCTCTGCGTCTGCCCCTGCTCCCTCAGTCTCAGCAAGTGCTTCCAAACCGCAACCCAAGACCCTGGaggag TTGGAAGAGGAGGTTGAGGATAAATTTGAGCTGAATATCTCAATAACCAATCCAGAGAAAGTTG GGGATGGCATGAACGCTTACATGGCCTACAAAGTCTCCACACAG ACCACGCTGCCCATGTTCCGCAGTAAGACGTTCACAGTGCGCCGGCGTTTCAGTGACTTCTTAGGCCTTTACGAGAAGCTCTCAGATAAACACACACTGAACGGCTACATTGTGCCCCCGCCGCCTGAGAAGAGCATTATGG GCATGACTAAAGTCAAAGTGGGAAAAGAGGACAACTCGTCAGCTGAGtttgtggagaggaggagggcggcTCTGGAGAG GTATCTGCAGAGAGTGGTGTTCCACCCATCACTGCTACAAGACCCTGACGTCAGAGAATTCTTGGAGAGGGACGAT atgcCCAGGGCTCACAACACCCAGGCTCTGAGCGGTGCCGGCTTCCTGAAGATGATCAACAGGGCTACAGACTCCCTCAGCAAGATGACCATCAAAATGAATGAGTCGGACGTG TGGTTCGAGGAGAAACTGCAGGAAGTGGAGGCTGAGGACCAGCAGCTGAGGAAGCTCCACATCATGGTGGACTCTCTGGTTGGACACAGGAAAG AGTTGTCGGTAAACACGGGTGGCTTTGCCAAGAGCGTGGCGATGCTAGGCAGCTCGGAGGACAACACGGCCCTGTCCAGAGCCCTCTCCCAGCTGGCCGAGGTGGAGGACAAGATGGAGCAGCTGCACCAAGAGCAAGCAGCCAGCGACTCGTTCTGCTTCGCCGAGCTGCTCGCCGACTACATCCGCCTGCTGGGATCTGTCCGG GCCTCCTTTGACCAGCGGATGAAGACGTGGCAGCGCTGGCAGGATGCTCAGAACATGCTTCagaaaaagagggagacagaggccaAGCTGCTGTGggccaacaaacctgacaagCTGCAGCAGGCCAAGGATGACATCACTGAG TGGGAGGCCAAGGTGACTCAGTATGAGAGAGACTTTGACAGAGTGTCAGCTACAGTTCGCAAGGAGGTGCTCAGGTTTgag AAAGAGAAGGCCCGCGATTTCAAGAAACAGATCATCAAATACCTGGAGTCTCTGCTACAGTCGCAGCAACAG CTGATAAAGTACTGGGAGGCATTTTTGCCAGAGGCAAAAGCGATTGCGTGA
- the snx1a gene encoding sorting nexin-1a isoform X4: protein MATSSERSPPPFPEDLEPEPDEVGDQDSDDGEDIFLGTDNPLEIKMDPSLSASDIANSTKPLSEASSPPVMDLLSEPASQASSAPMVDLLLEPASEGSSAPMVNILSEPASEASSAPMVDLLMEPASEASSAPMVDLLMEPASEGSSAPMVDLLMEPASEASSAPMMNLLMEPASEASSAPMMNLLMEPASDDLKEPPKPDIDPLADITNDTPLSEVKTPVAAMPQEPPSDLFDDEPSELFAEPRQSNTAKQQQTSIFDEPDEDLFSEPLGEASKKPQNDFFKEALAPVAKASNVCGPLSDNYNEHPTDIFSEEAITTLPSAVSTVSVNSKTNGVHSDEEEPDIFAEATVELSLDSPRNDRKKKEAAKPSASAPAPSVSASASKPQPKTLEELEEEVEDKFELNISITNPEKVGDGMNAYMAYKVSTQTTLPMFRSKTFTVRRRFSDFLGLYEKLSDKHTLNGYIVPPPPEKSIMGMTKVKVGKEDNSSAEFVERRRAALERYLQRVVFHPSLLQDPDVREFLERDDMPRAHNTQALSGAGFLKMINRATDSLSKMTIKMNESDVWFEEKLQEVEAEDQQLRKLHIMVDSLVGHRKELSVNTGGFAKSVAMLGSSEDNTALSRALSQLAEVEDKMEQLHQEQAASDSFCFAELLADYIRLLGSVRASFDQRMKTWQRWQDAQNMLQKKRETEAKLLWANKPDKLQQAKDDITEWEAKVTQYERDFDRVSATVRKEVLRFEKEKARDFKKQIIKYLESLLQSQQQLIKYWEAFLPEAKAIA from the exons ATGGCGACCAGTTCAGAGCGTAGTCCCCCTCCCTTTCCCGAGGACCTGGAACCGGAGCCTGACGAAGTTGGAGACCAAGACAGTGATGACGGAGAAGACATTTTTCTTGGCACA GATAACCCATTGGAGATAAAGATGGACCCTTCGCTGTCTGCAAGTGACATCGCAAATTCAACCAAACCACTGAGTGAAGCATCTAGTCCTCCAGTGATGGACCTCCTTAGTGAACCAGCAAGCCAGGCATCTAGTGCGCCAATGGTGGATCTCCTTTTGGAACCAGCAAGCGAGGGATCTAGTGCTCCAATGGTGAACATCCTTAGTGAACCAGCAAGTGAGGCATCTAGTGCGCCAATGGTGGACCTCCTTATGGAACCAGCAAGCGAGGCATCTAGTGCGCCAATGGTGGACCTCCTTATGGAACCAGCAAGCGAGGGATCTAGTGCTCCAATGGTGGACCTCCTTATGGAACCAGCAAGCGAGGCATCTAGTGCTCCAATGATGAACCTCCTTATGGAACCAGCAAGCGAGGCATCTAGTGCTCCAATGATGAATCTCCTTATGGAACCAGCAAGTGACGACTTAAAGGAGCCTCCCAAACCTGACATCGACCCATTGGCTGACATTACCAACGACACTCCACTCAGTGAAGTCAAAACACCGGTTGCTGCAATGCCCCAGGAGCCACCGAGCGACCTCTTTGACGATGAGCCTAGCGAACTTTTCGCTGAACCACGACAAAGTAACACCGCCAAGCAACAACAAACTAGCATCTTTGACGAACCTGATGAGGACCTCTTCAGCGAACCACTGGGTGAGGCCTCGAAGAAACCCCAGAATGATTTCTTCAAAGAAGCACTTGCACCAGTGGCCAAAGCTAGCAATGTCTGTGGTCCTCTGAGTGACAACTACAATGAGCACCCCACTGATATATTCTCTGAGGAGGCTATCACTACTCTCCCTAGTGCAGTCAGTACTGTTTCCGTCAACTCCAAGACCAACGGAGTCCACTCTGATGAGGAGGAACCTGATATATTTGCAG AAGCCACCGTAGAGCTGTCTCTGGACAGCCCTAGGAATGACAGAAAAAAGAAAGAGGCAGCCAAGCCCTCTGCGTCTGCCCCTGCTCCCTCAGTCTCAGCAAGTGCTTCCAAACCGCAACCCAAGACCCTGGaggag TTGGAAGAGGAGGTTGAGGATAAATTTGAGCTGAATATCTCAATAACCAATCCAGAGAAAGTTG GGGATGGCATGAACGCTTACATGGCCTACAAAGTCTCCACACAG ACCACGCTGCCCATGTTCCGCAGTAAGACGTTCACAGTGCGCCGGCGTTTCAGTGACTTCTTAGGCCTTTACGAGAAGCTCTCAGATAAACACACACTGAACGGCTACATTGTGCCCCCGCCGCCTGAGAAGAGCATTATGG GCATGACTAAAGTCAAAGTGGGAAAAGAGGACAACTCGTCAGCTGAGtttgtggagaggaggagggcggcTCTGGAGAG GTATCTGCAGAGAGTGGTGTTCCACCCATCACTGCTACAAGACCCTGACGTCAGAGAATTCTTGGAGAGGGACGAT atgcCCAGGGCTCACAACACCCAGGCTCTGAGCGGTGCCGGCTTCCTGAAGATGATCAACAGGGCTACAGACTCCCTCAGCAAGATGACCATCAAAATGAATGAGTCGGACGTG TGGTTCGAGGAGAAACTGCAGGAAGTGGAGGCTGAGGACCAGCAGCTGAGGAAGCTCCACATCATGGTGGACTCTCTGGTTGGACACAGGAAAG AGTTGTCGGTAAACACGGGTGGCTTTGCCAAGAGCGTGGCGATGCTAGGCAGCTCGGAGGACAACACGGCCCTGTCCAGAGCCCTCTCCCAGCTGGCCGAGGTGGAGGACAAGATGGAGCAGCTGCACCAAGAGCAAGCAGCCAGCGACTCGTTCTGCTTCGCCGAGCTGCTCGCCGACTACATCCGCCTGCTGGGATCTGTCCGG GCCTCCTTTGACCAGCGGATGAAGACGTGGCAGCGCTGGCAGGATGCTCAGAACATGCTTCagaaaaagagggagacagaggccaAGCTGCTGTGggccaacaaacctgacaagCTGCAGCAGGCCAAGGATGACATCACTGAG TGGGAGGCCAAGGTGACTCAGTATGAGAGAGACTTTGACAGAGTGTCAGCTACAGTTCGCAAGGAGGTGCTCAGGTTTgag AAAGAGAAGGCCCGCGATTTCAAGAAACAGATCATCAAATACCTGGAGTCTCTGCTACAGTCGCAGCAACAG CTGATAAAGTACTGGGAGGCATTTTTGCCAGAGGCAAAAGCGATTGCGTGA
- the snx1a gene encoding sorting nexin-1a isoform X1, producing MPRIVGCTCTPLFEPMATSSERSPPPFPEDLEPEPDEVGDQDSDDGEDIFLGTDNPLEIKMDPSLSASDIANSTKPLSEASSPPVMDLLSEPASQASSAPMVDLLLEPASEGSSAPMVNILSEPASEASSAPMVDLLMEPASEASSAPMVDLLMEPASEGSSAPMVDLLMEPASEASSAPMMNLLMEPASEASSAPMMNLLMEPASDDLKEPPKPDIDPLADITNDTPLSEVKTPVAAMPQEPPSDLFDDEPSELFAEPRQSNTAKQQQTSIFDEPDEDLFSEPLGEASKKPQNDFFKEALAPVAKASNVCGPLSDNYNEHPTDIFSEEAITTLPSAVSTVSVNSKTNGVHSDEEEPDIFAEATVELSLDSPRNDRKKKEAAKPSASAPAPSVSASASKPQPKTLEELEEEVEDKFELNISITNPEKVGDGMNAYMAYKVSTQTTLPMFRSKTFTVRRRFSDFLGLYEKLSDKHTLNGYIVPPPPEKSIMGMTKVKVGKEDNSSAEFVERRRAALERYLQRVVFHPSLLQDPDVREFLERDDMPRAHNTQALSGAGFLKMINRATDSLSKMTIKMNESDVWFEEKLQEVEAEDQQLRKLHIMVDSLVGHRKELSVNTGGFAKSVAMLGSSEDNTALSRALSQLAEVEDKMEQLHQEQAASDSFCFAELLADYIRLLGSVRASFDQRMKTWQRWQDAQNMLQKKRETEAKLLWANKPDKLQQAKDDITEWEAKVTQYERDFDRVSATVRKEVLRFEKEKARDFKKQIIKYLESLLQSQQQLIKYWEAFLPEAKAIA from the exons ATGCCCCGAATTGTAGGCTGCACTTGCACACCATTGTTTGAGCCG ATGGCGACCAGTTCAGAGCGTAGTCCCCCTCCCTTTCCCGAGGACCTGGAACCGGAGCCTGACGAAGTTGGAGACCAAGACAGTGATGACGGAGAAGACATTTTTCTTGGCACA GATAACCCATTGGAGATAAAGATGGACCCTTCGCTGTCTGCAAGTGACATCGCAAATTCAACCAAACCACTGAGTGAAGCATCTAGTCCTCCAGTGATGGACCTCCTTAGTGAACCAGCAAGCCAGGCATCTAGTGCGCCAATGGTGGATCTCCTTTTGGAACCAGCAAGCGAGGGATCTAGTGCTCCAATGGTGAACATCCTTAGTGAACCAGCAAGTGAGGCATCTAGTGCGCCAATGGTGGACCTCCTTATGGAACCAGCAAGCGAGGCATCTAGTGCGCCAATGGTGGACCTCCTTATGGAACCAGCAAGCGAGGGATCTAGTGCTCCAATGGTGGACCTCCTTATGGAACCAGCAAGCGAGGCATCTAGTGCTCCAATGATGAACCTCCTTATGGAACCAGCAAGCGAGGCATCTAGTGCTCCAATGATGAATCTCCTTATGGAACCAGCAAGTGACGACTTAAAGGAGCCTCCCAAACCTGACATCGACCCATTGGCTGACATTACCAACGACACTCCACTCAGTGAAGTCAAAACACCGGTTGCTGCAATGCCCCAGGAGCCACCGAGCGACCTCTTTGACGATGAGCCTAGCGAACTTTTCGCTGAACCACGACAAAGTAACACCGCCAAGCAACAACAAACTAGCATCTTTGACGAACCTGATGAGGACCTCTTCAGCGAACCACTGGGTGAGGCCTCGAAGAAACCCCAGAATGATTTCTTCAAAGAAGCACTTGCACCAGTGGCCAAAGCTAGCAATGTCTGTGGTCCTCTGAGTGACAACTACAATGAGCACCCCACTGATATATTCTCTGAGGAGGCTATCACTACTCTCCCTAGTGCAGTCAGTACTGTTTCCGTCAACTCCAAGACCAACGGAGTCCACTCTGATGAGGAGGAACCTGATATATTTGCAG AAGCCACCGTAGAGCTGTCTCTGGACAGCCCTAGGAATGACAGAAAAAAGAAAGAGGCAGCCAAGCCCTCTGCGTCTGCCCCTGCTCCCTCAGTCTCAGCAAGTGCTTCCAAACCGCAACCCAAGACCCTGGaggag TTGGAAGAGGAGGTTGAGGATAAATTTGAGCTGAATATCTCAATAACCAATCCAGAGAAAGTTG GGGATGGCATGAACGCTTACATGGCCTACAAAGTCTCCACACAG ACCACGCTGCCCATGTTCCGCAGTAAGACGTTCACAGTGCGCCGGCGTTTCAGTGACTTCTTAGGCCTTTACGAGAAGCTCTCAGATAAACACACACTGAACGGCTACATTGTGCCCCCGCCGCCTGAGAAGAGCATTATGG GCATGACTAAAGTCAAAGTGGGAAAAGAGGACAACTCGTCAGCTGAGtttgtggagaggaggagggcggcTCTGGAGAG GTATCTGCAGAGAGTGGTGTTCCACCCATCACTGCTACAAGACCCTGACGTCAGAGAATTCTTGGAGAGGGACGAT atgcCCAGGGCTCACAACACCCAGGCTCTGAGCGGTGCCGGCTTCCTGAAGATGATCAACAGGGCTACAGACTCCCTCAGCAAGATGACCATCAAAATGAATGAGTCGGACGTG TGGTTCGAGGAGAAACTGCAGGAAGTGGAGGCTGAGGACCAGCAGCTGAGGAAGCTCCACATCATGGTGGACTCTCTGGTTGGACACAGGAAAG AGTTGTCGGTAAACACGGGTGGCTTTGCCAAGAGCGTGGCGATGCTAGGCAGCTCGGAGGACAACACGGCCCTGTCCAGAGCCCTCTCCCAGCTGGCCGAGGTGGAGGACAAGATGGAGCAGCTGCACCAAGAGCAAGCAGCCAGCGACTCGTTCTGCTTCGCCGAGCTGCTCGCCGACTACATCCGCCTGCTGGGATCTGTCCGG GCCTCCTTTGACCAGCGGATGAAGACGTGGCAGCGCTGGCAGGATGCTCAGAACATGCTTCagaaaaagagggagacagaggccaAGCTGCTGTGggccaacaaacctgacaagCTGCAGCAGGCCAAGGATGACATCACTGAG TGGGAGGCCAAGGTGACTCAGTATGAGAGAGACTTTGACAGAGTGTCAGCTACAGTTCGCAAGGAGGTGCTCAGGTTTgag AAAGAGAAGGCCCGCGATTTCAAGAAACAGATCATCAAATACCTGGAGTCTCTGCTACAGTCGCAGCAACAG CTGATAAAGTACTGGGAGGCATTTTTGCCAGAGGCAAAAGCGATTGCGTGA
- the snx1a gene encoding sorting nexin-1a isoform X3, whose translation MFMKEPIGNSMATSSERSPPPFPEDLEPEPDEVGDQDSDDGEDIFLGTDNPLEIKMDPSLSASDIANSTKPLSEASSPPVMDLLSEPASQASSAPMVDLLLEPASEGSSAPMVNILSEPASEASSAPMVDLLMEPASEASSAPMVDLLMEPASEGSSAPMVDLLMEPASEASSAPMMNLLMEPASEASSAPMMNLLMEPASDDLKEPPKPDIDPLADITNDTPLSEVKTPVAAMPQEPPSDLFDDEPSELFAEPRQSNTAKQQQTSIFDEPDEDLFSEPLGEASKKPQNDFFKEALAPVAKASNVCGPLSDNYNEHPTDIFSEEAITTLPSAVSTVSVNSKTNGVHSDEEEPDIFAEATVELSLDSPRNDRKKKEAAKPSASAPAPSVSASASKPQPKTLEELEEEVEDKFELNISITNPEKVGDGMNAYMAYKVSTQTTLPMFRSKTFTVRRRFSDFLGLYEKLSDKHTLNGYIVPPPPEKSIMGMTKVKVGKEDNSSAEFVERRRAALERYLQRVVFHPSLLQDPDVREFLERDDMPRAHNTQALSGAGFLKMINRATDSLSKMTIKMNESDVWFEEKLQEVEAEDQQLRKLHIMVDSLVGHRKELSVNTGGFAKSVAMLGSSEDNTALSRALSQLAEVEDKMEQLHQEQAASDSFCFAELLADYIRLLGSVRASFDQRMKTWQRWQDAQNMLQKKRETEAKLLWANKPDKLQQAKDDITEWEAKVTQYERDFDRVSATVRKEVLRFEKEKARDFKKQIIKYLESLLQSQQQLIKYWEAFLPEAKAIA comes from the exons ATGTTCATGAAGGAACCAATTGGAAACTCG ATGGCGACCAGTTCAGAGCGTAGTCCCCCTCCCTTTCCCGAGGACCTGGAACCGGAGCCTGACGAAGTTGGAGACCAAGACAGTGATGACGGAGAAGACATTTTTCTTGGCACA GATAACCCATTGGAGATAAAGATGGACCCTTCGCTGTCTGCAAGTGACATCGCAAATTCAACCAAACCACTGAGTGAAGCATCTAGTCCTCCAGTGATGGACCTCCTTAGTGAACCAGCAAGCCAGGCATCTAGTGCGCCAATGGTGGATCTCCTTTTGGAACCAGCAAGCGAGGGATCTAGTGCTCCAATGGTGAACATCCTTAGTGAACCAGCAAGTGAGGCATCTAGTGCGCCAATGGTGGACCTCCTTATGGAACCAGCAAGCGAGGCATCTAGTGCGCCAATGGTGGACCTCCTTATGGAACCAGCAAGCGAGGGATCTAGTGCTCCAATGGTGGACCTCCTTATGGAACCAGCAAGCGAGGCATCTAGTGCTCCAATGATGAACCTCCTTATGGAACCAGCAAGCGAGGCATCTAGTGCTCCAATGATGAATCTCCTTATGGAACCAGCAAGTGACGACTTAAAGGAGCCTCCCAAACCTGACATCGACCCATTGGCTGACATTACCAACGACACTCCACTCAGTGAAGTCAAAACACCGGTTGCTGCAATGCCCCAGGAGCCACCGAGCGACCTCTTTGACGATGAGCCTAGCGAACTTTTCGCTGAACCACGACAAAGTAACACCGCCAAGCAACAACAAACTAGCATCTTTGACGAACCTGATGAGGACCTCTTCAGCGAACCACTGGGTGAGGCCTCGAAGAAACCCCAGAATGATTTCTTCAAAGAAGCACTTGCACCAGTGGCCAAAGCTAGCAATGTCTGTGGTCCTCTGAGTGACAACTACAATGAGCACCCCACTGATATATTCTCTGAGGAGGCTATCACTACTCTCCCTAGTGCAGTCAGTACTGTTTCCGTCAACTCCAAGACCAACGGAGTCCACTCTGATGAGGAGGAACCTGATATATTTGCAG AAGCCACCGTAGAGCTGTCTCTGGACAGCCCTAGGAATGACAGAAAAAAGAAAGAGGCAGCCAAGCCCTCTGCGTCTGCCCCTGCTCCCTCAGTCTCAGCAAGTGCTTCCAAACCGCAACCCAAGACCCTGGaggag TTGGAAGAGGAGGTTGAGGATAAATTTGAGCTGAATATCTCAATAACCAATCCAGAGAAAGTTG GGGATGGCATGAACGCTTACATGGCCTACAAAGTCTCCACACAG ACCACGCTGCCCATGTTCCGCAGTAAGACGTTCACAGTGCGCCGGCGTTTCAGTGACTTCTTAGGCCTTTACGAGAAGCTCTCAGATAAACACACACTGAACGGCTACATTGTGCCCCCGCCGCCTGAGAAGAGCATTATGG GCATGACTAAAGTCAAAGTGGGAAAAGAGGACAACTCGTCAGCTGAGtttgtggagaggaggagggcggcTCTGGAGAG GTATCTGCAGAGAGTGGTGTTCCACCCATCACTGCTACAAGACCCTGACGTCAGAGAATTCTTGGAGAGGGACGAT atgcCCAGGGCTCACAACACCCAGGCTCTGAGCGGTGCCGGCTTCCTGAAGATGATCAACAGGGCTACAGACTCCCTCAGCAAGATGACCATCAAAATGAATGAGTCGGACGTG TGGTTCGAGGAGAAACTGCAGGAAGTGGAGGCTGAGGACCAGCAGCTGAGGAAGCTCCACATCATGGTGGACTCTCTGGTTGGACACAGGAAAG AGTTGTCGGTAAACACGGGTGGCTTTGCCAAGAGCGTGGCGATGCTAGGCAGCTCGGAGGACAACACGGCCCTGTCCAGAGCCCTCTCCCAGCTGGCCGAGGTGGAGGACAAGATGGAGCAGCTGCACCAAGAGCAAGCAGCCAGCGACTCGTTCTGCTTCGCCGAGCTGCTCGCCGACTACATCCGCCTGCTGGGATCTGTCCGG GCCTCCTTTGACCAGCGGATGAAGACGTGGCAGCGCTGGCAGGATGCTCAGAACATGCTTCagaaaaagagggagacagaggccaAGCTGCTGTGggccaacaaacctgacaagCTGCAGCAGGCCAAGGATGACATCACTGAG TGGGAGGCCAAGGTGACTCAGTATGAGAGAGACTTTGACAGAGTGTCAGCTACAGTTCGCAAGGAGGTGCTCAGGTTTgag AAAGAGAAGGCCCGCGATTTCAAGAAACAGATCATCAAATACCTGGAGTCTCTGCTACAGTCGCAGCAACAG CTGATAAAGTACTGGGAGGCATTTTTGCCAGAGGCAAAAGCGATTGCGTGA